One genomic region from Haloarcula taiwanensis encodes:
- a CDS encoding CDP-diacylglycerol--glycerol-3-phosphate 3-phosphatidyltransferase, with amino-acid sequence MTLDKFRPLADRALGPFVSAAKVAGLSPNGVSVIAFLLALGAGGVYAAATREPLLYLGGAVLVFLNGWLDLVDGALARELNVASSGGDLLDHVLDRYADIGIIIGLAAGVGQWALGIAAVTGVLMTSYLGTQAQAVGLDRVYGGLLGRADRLALVGVVTGVAAFVPTALAGLTLVGWLLVVFAVVGHVTAVQRFYHAMVALE; translated from the coding sequence ATGACACTCGACAAGTTCCGCCCGCTGGCCGACCGCGCGCTGGGCCCGTTCGTCAGCGCCGCGAAGGTGGCCGGCCTCTCGCCCAACGGCGTCAGCGTCATCGCCTTCCTGCTGGCGCTCGGCGCGGGTGGGGTGTACGCCGCCGCAACGCGGGAGCCGCTGCTGTATCTCGGCGGTGCCGTTCTCGTCTTCCTGAACGGCTGGCTCGACCTCGTGGACGGGGCGCTCGCGCGAGAACTGAACGTCGCGTCCTCGGGCGGCGACCTGCTGGACCACGTGCTCGACCGCTACGCCGATATCGGCATCATCATCGGCCTCGCCGCCGGCGTCGGCCAGTGGGCGCTCGGCATCGCCGCTGTTACCGGCGTCCTGATGACCTCCTATCTCGGAACGCAAGCTCAGGCGGTCGGCCTCGACCGCGTCTACGGCGGCCTGCTCGGGCGGGCCGACCGGCTTGCGCTCGTCGGTGTCGTCACAGGCGTCGCGGCGTTCGTCCCGACCGCACTGGCCGGCCTGACGCTGGTCGGCTGGTTGCTGGTCGTGTTCGCCGTCGTTGGGCACGTTACCGCCGTCCAGCGGTTCTATCACGCGATGGTCGCGCTGGAGTAG
- a CDS encoding adenylate kinase, whose translation MRVAITGTPGTGKTTAAEHLDTDFDVFHLNDIIKAEGFSTGIDEDRGSLVADLDRLSEWLDGRDDVLFESHLAHHFDADRVIVLRAHPETIVERLRERGDDDSKAYENAESEALDVILGEAVEEHGVDSVYEIETTDRDPDAVAQEIQAVVAGEREPSAGTVSYIDWL comes from the coding sequence GTGAGGGTCGCCATTACTGGCACGCCGGGGACGGGCAAGACCACGGCAGCGGAACACCTCGACACAGACTTCGATGTCTTCCACCTCAACGACATCATCAAGGCCGAGGGGTTCTCGACGGGCATCGACGAAGACCGTGGGAGCCTTGTCGCCGACCTCGACAGGCTGTCCGAGTGGCTCGACGGCCGCGACGACGTGCTGTTCGAATCCCACCTCGCGCATCACTTCGACGCCGACCGCGTGATTGTGCTGCGAGCGCACCCCGAAACCATCGTCGAGCGACTTCGAGAGCGCGGCGACGACGATTCGAAGGCCTACGAGAACGCGGAGTCAGAAGCGCTCGACGTCATTCTCGGGGAAGCCGTAGAAGAGCATGGCGTGGATTCCGTCTACGAAATAGAGACAACGGACCGGGACCCCGACGCGGTGGCACAAGAGATTCAGGCCGTCGTGGCTGGCGAGCGCGAGCCGAGCGCGGGCACTGTCTCCTACATCGACTGGCTATGA
- a CDS encoding transcriptional regulator produces MVQCEMCGTEVSSPNRVKIEGAELDVCDECTDFGTEVKTEETSSTSTKYSTSSSSSSSSSSSSSSSSSGGGGSGGRRRDMFDEMDEIAQDYDDRIRKGRESQGLSQEELAKQLNEKASLIRKLEQGNSLPSDDVQKKLESALEISLSAGGSADETEWSGGSSDGEYTLGDVVKRKD; encoded by the coding sequence ATGGTTCAGTGCGAGATGTGCGGAACGGAGGTTTCGTCTCCGAACCGCGTCAAAATCGAGGGCGCCGAACTCGACGTCTGTGACGAGTGTACCGACTTCGGCACCGAGGTCAAGACGGAGGAGACGTCGTCCACGTCGACGAAGTACTCGACGTCGTCCTCCTCGTCATCGTCGTCGAGTTCGTCCTCCTCATCGAGTTCCTCGGGTGGTGGCGGATCCGGTGGCCGCCGCCGAGATATGTTCGACGAGATGGACGAGATCGCACAGGATTACGACGACCGGATCCGCAAAGGCCGAGAGTCACAGGGCCTCAGCCAGGAGGAACTCGCCAAGCAACTCAACGAGAAGGCGAGCCTCATCCGGAAGCTCGAACAGGGCAACTCGCTGCCCAGCGACGACGTACAAAAGAAGCTCGAAAGCGCGCTCGAAATCTCTCTGAGCGCCGGCGGTAGCGCTGACGAAACGGAGTGGTCCGGCGGCAGCAGTGACGGCGAGTACACGCTCGGCGACGTCGTGAAACGAAAGGACTAG
- a CDS encoding HoxA transcriptional regulator, translated as MTVITVQPRQETRQAVTAGDDDTPTVLIVEDEQHLADLYTDYLSDQYHVQTAYSGEEGLELLSPDIDVVLLDRRMPVVSGNEVLAQIEEKGLRCRVAMVTAIDPDFDIIEMRVDDYLVKPVTRDDLQEVVDRLYKIREYNNRLRTLTSKKLKRNVLRVEKTDRELQDSERYQALQDEIERISSNVESLANELDVEKDDLQL; from the coding sequence ATGACAGTTATTACGGTTCAGCCGAGACAAGAAACGAGACAAGCCGTGACAGCAGGGGATGATGACACACCGACCGTTCTGATAGTCGAGGACGAACAACATCTGGCTGACCTGTACACCGACTATCTGTCCGACCAGTATCACGTCCAGACGGCCTACAGCGGCGAAGAGGGCTTGGAACTGCTGTCGCCCGACATCGATGTCGTGCTGCTCGACCGCCGGATGCCGGTCGTCTCCGGCAACGAAGTGCTTGCACAGATCGAGGAGAAGGGGCTTCGATGCCGCGTCGCGATGGTGACCGCCATCGACCCCGACTTCGACATCATCGAGATGCGCGTCGACGACTACCTCGTCAAGCCTGTCACCCGGGACGACTTGCAGGAGGTCGTCGACCGACTGTACAAAATCCGGGAGTACAACAACCGACTCCGGACGCTCACGTCGAAAAAGCTCAAGCGCAATGTTCTCCGGGTCGAGAAGACCGACCGTGAACTCCAGGACAGCGAACGGTATCAGGCACTGCAGGACGAGATCGAGCGGATCTCGTCGAACGTCGAGTCACTCGCGAACGAACTCGATGTCGAGAAAGACGACCTCCAGCTGTGA
- a CDS encoding triose-phosphate isomerase, whose protein sequence is MFVLVNLKAYPCDPVEVATAAADVSDDSGVRVAVAPQAAQIGAVAETGVETWAQHVSAVEHGSHTGSTLAEAAADAGAVGTLLNHSENRLKLADIDGALDAADRADLETIVCANNPAQIGAAAALDPDGVAVEPPELIGTGTPVSKADPDIVTGAVDAAARVNGDVDVLCGAGISTGEDLVSASDLGASGVLLASGVAKADDPRAALEDLVEPLL, encoded by the coding sequence ATGTTCGTCCTTGTCAATCTGAAGGCGTACCCGTGTGATCCAGTCGAAGTAGCGACCGCCGCTGCTGACGTCAGCGACGATTCCGGTGTCCGTGTCGCCGTCGCGCCACAGGCCGCACAGATCGGCGCTGTGGCGGAGACTGGTGTCGAGACGTGGGCCCAGCACGTCAGCGCCGTCGAACACGGCAGCCACACCGGCAGCACCCTCGCCGAGGCCGCTGCGGACGCCGGTGCTGTCGGGACGCTGCTGAACCACTCCGAGAACCGCCTCAAGCTCGCGGACATCGACGGCGCGCTCGACGCCGCCGACCGCGCGGACCTCGAAACCATCGTCTGTGCGAACAACCCCGCACAGATCGGCGCGGCCGCCGCGCTCGACCCCGACGGCGTCGCCGTCGAGCCCCCGGAACTCATCGGGACCGGCACGCCCGTCAGCAAGGCCGACCCGGACATCGTGACCGGCGCAGTCGACGCCGCCGCCCGCGTCAACGGCGACGTGGACGTGCTCTGTGGGGCCGGCATCTCGACCGGCGAGGACCTCGTCTCGGCGAGCGACCTCGGCGCGAGCGGCGTCCTGCTGGCAAGCGGCGTTGCGAAAGCTGACGACCCGCGCGCGGCGCTCGAAGACCTCGTCGAACCGCTGCTGTAG